From the Hydrogenispora ethanolica genome, the window AAATATGTTCGGGAACATGATTATGATGTACTTGACTATATCATTTATTCAAGGCAAGCAAAGGCGCAGATTGGGAATATAAAACGAAAGTTTACTTATAATCAGGAAGAGATTGAAGATATATGTATTAGTAAATTAAAAATACTTATTGAAGAGTACAAATATCCACATGAAAATTGGGATTTCGAAGAGGCAGAAAAGATTTTTTGTGGGTATATTAGAAAATTTCTTTGGTCTGCGGTTAACAAAGTAATGCGTATAGAACATAACAGTCATGAATATATAATACACCAGAAGAATGATGATGAAGATATAGTTAACTTTTTTGATTGTCTTTCTGATAATAAAGATTTTGCAGAAAAACATGCTATTCGTGAACTTATCATCAATATATTAAAACAATTACCATGGAATGAACGGTTTGTAATTTTCTATTATTTCATAGTTGGTGAAACAGAGCAAGAAATAGCTGAAAAGCTTAAATATATAACTAAAGACAGACCTAATCCAAAAAAGAGAGTCACTACTGTTTCTGCCGTTTGTAAAATTAAGAATAGAGCGATCGATAAATTACGGTTAATTGTAACTAAGGAGTTGAGTATAGGGGATTTTGGACAATTATTCAATTCTCAAGAGATTGTTCCTTTATACCTGCAAGAAGCTAATAAACGTATAGAAGAACTTCAAGTTAAAAAAACCACAAAAAAGAATGTAGAAGCAAAGCGTATTGCAAGAACCGAAGAAAAGCAAATTGAAGATGGATGGGATGATACTGAAGAAAAACTAGAAGATTATGGTTTCCATGTTGTTGGACAATCAGTCTCTACTCAACATAATGATTGGTGGACAATGGCATGAAACTTAATCTAAAATGGGTAAGTGAAACAATTGGAGAGGATTATAAGAATTGGACAAATGGTGCAGTTATAAGAATAGAGGCTCAAACAGGCACGGGAAAAACTGAATTTATTAAAACTAAATTATTAGAACATGCTATTAATAATGGAAAAAGAATACTATATATCTGTAATCGAATTAATCTTAAAAGGCAAATGAAGATAGATGTAGCTAGAAAACAAAATATAGAAATGAATTATAATGAATTTGATGTATTAGACAGTTTGGAAGAGATAGGTAACATAACAATAACGAGTTATCAAAAAATACAATACTATTTACTTAATGAAAGACATCAATTAAATTACAATGATGTTTATACAAGATATTTGAATTTCGATTATATAGTTCTAGATGAGGCTCATTATATTGTCCAAGATGCAAGCTTTGCAAATGAAACAGTGTTTTTCTACCGAGATTATCTTAAGCAGTGTAATAAGAACTGTATCACTATATTAGTAAGTGCCACAATGGATTATATAAAAGAACCTTTATTAGAGGAAATATACGCAGATTCAGAACGCAAAATATATAACTATACTACAGGAATAGATTATAGCTACATAAATGCATATTATTTTAATAAATACGAAGATATCATTACAACTATTAATAATGATAATAGTGGGAATAAATGGCTAATTTTTATTAATAATCTAAATAAAGCTAAAGAAATAAATGGAAAAATTAAAGGAAGTAAATTTATATGTTCTGAATATAATCAATATGCTAGTCAAATGGATAAAGATGAGTTGGACAATATAATTATTAATAATCGATTTGAATGTAAATGTTTAATTGCGACAAAAGTTATTGATAATGGCATCAACATCAACGATTCATTACTTACTAATATAGTAATTATAGCATTGGACAAAGTTGATTTTATCCAAATGTTAGGACGTAAACGAATCGATATTAAAGAAGCTCAAAATATTAATTTATATATTATGGCTCGATATAAGAAGACATTTAGTACGTTAATATATGATAATTACAATCCAGCAGAGAGTTTAGTTGGTTTATGGAGAGAAAATCGGAATAAATTTGACAGGAGATTTGACACAAAAATTGATGAATTGGGTAAATATAAAAATTTGTTTTATAAAGATAAAGATGGTTGGCAATTAAATGAAATAGGTTATCTAATAATGCTCAAGCATAAAATGTTTTGCGAGTATATGCTTAAGCAATTTGAAGAGATGGGTGAGGATGCTTTCATATGTGAACAACTGAAATGGATAAATTTAAAATATGAAAAAGAAAATTGGATAAAAGAAGTGATAAATATTGAAAAAGTAAATAATTTAGAGGAATATTTAGAAAGTGTTATTGGAAAAAGGTTATATAAGAATGAACAAAAAGAATTGATTGATATAATTGGACTGAAAGATAAACTTGGTCGCATTCAGAAATCTATTAGGCAGTTCAATGCTTATTTTGAAGCTAATCGGATTCCTTATATCATTATTTCCAAAACATCAAGTAGACTTATTAATGAGGGTCAGAAGAAAAGTATAAGATTTTGGGAAGTTATATCAATTGATAATGATCTTGAAATACCACAAAATCTGTAATGAATTTATATATATAAATTTCTTTCATAAATTGTGGTATGTAAAATAATGGGAATTAAAATATAGAGAACCATAATTTAATAATTGAACTATCCATGAGTGCGAGCAGTGATTTTTCCGCAAGCACTCGCCCGCTGCGTAAGTCGGGAGCGAAGGAAAACCTTCATGCCTTCGGCATCATTTTATCAATTTTTAAATATAAATATTATTGATAGCTATAGAGCTAATTCAAGGAAGCCTAAAAACATTAGCAATTAGGATAACAAAAAAGAATTATTATACTATACTAAAAATGTTATAATTAATCATCAAATTCATTATTCTGACTTAGA encodes:
- a CDS encoding sigma-70 family RNA polymerase sigma factor, giving the protein MEKIEKHRLGYYLYKYVREHDYDVLDYIIYSRQAKAQIGNIKRKFTYNQEEIEDICISKLKILIEEYKYPHENWDFEEAEKIFCGYIRKFLWSAVNKVMRIEHNSHEYIIHQKNDDEDIVNFFDCLSDNKDFAEKHAIRELIINILKQLPWNERFVIFYYFIVGETEQEIAEKLKYITKDRPNPKKRVTTVSAVCKIKNRAIDKLRLIVTKELSIGDFGQLFNSQEIVPLYLQEANKRIEELQVKKTTKKNVEAKRIARTEEKQIEDGWDDTEEKLEDYGFHVVGQSVSTQHNDWWTMA
- a CDS encoding DEAD/DEAH box helicase, which codes for MKLNLKWVSETIGEDYKNWTNGAVIRIEAQTGTGKTEFIKTKLLEHAINNGKRILYICNRINLKRQMKIDVARKQNIEMNYNEFDVLDSLEEIGNITITSYQKIQYYLLNERHQLNYNDVYTRYLNFDYIVLDEAHYIVQDASFANETVFFYRDYLKQCNKNCITILVSATMDYIKEPLLEEIYADSERKIYNYTTGIDYSYINAYYFNKYEDIITTINNDNSGNKWLIFINNLNKAKEINGKIKGSKFICSEYNQYASQMDKDELDNIIINNRFECKCLIATKVIDNGININDSLLTNIVIIALDKVDFIQMLGRKRIDIKEAQNINLYIMARYKKTFSTLIYDNYNPAESLVGLWRENRNKFDRRFDTKIDELGKYKNLFYKDKDGWQLNEIGYLIMLKHKMFCEYMLKQFEEMGEDAFICEQLKWINLKYEKENWIKEVINIEKVNNLEEYLESVIGKRLYKNEQKELIDIIGLKDKLGRIQKSIRQFNAYFEANRIPYIIISKTSSRLINEGQKKSIRFWEVISIDNDLEIPQNL